The following are encoded in a window of Lagenorhynchus albirostris chromosome 3, mLagAlb1.1, whole genome shotgun sequence genomic DNA:
- the CIMAP1D gene encoding protein CIMAP1D produces MGTLPCDPAPRLTPVALGRRTTDCQIPETGLRRTCGVAPLENGSGPGLYALPSTVGYINHDCTRVAGPAYSLFRRPSEASPQETSPGPVYFLDPKVTRFGRSCTPAYSMQGRGKSRDLEVTPGPGAYSPEKVAPTRQRTPPAFTLGSRIRPRPLDTSVPAPNTYTLPSLWGSQIFTKPSSPSYTAAGRTPPVRPPQDPTEIPGPGQYDSPDPNAYRQRRPAFTMLGRPRAPRPPDETPGPGTHSPEQVTMTKARAPAFTMGIRHSKRATTMAVDTAP; encoded by the exons ATGGGGACCCTCCCCTGCGACCCTGCTCCACGGCTGACTCCGGTGGCCCTGGGCCGGCGGACCACCGACTGCCAAATCCCGGAGACTGGTCTGAGGAGGACCTGCGGGGTAGCCCCCTTGGAGAACG GCTCCGGGCCAGGCTTGTACGCCCTGCCGTCCACCGTCGGCTACATCAACCACGACTGCACCAGGGTGGCTGGTCCTGCCTACTCGCTCTTCCGGAGGCCCAGCGAGG CATCTCCACAGGAGACCAGCCCCGGGCCGGTCTACTTCCTGGACCCGAAAGTCACCCGTTTTGGCCGCAGCTGCACCCCTGCCTACTCCATGCAGGGCCGGGGCAAGTCTCGGG ATCTGGAGGTGACGCCCGGCCCTGGGGCCTACAGCCCAGAGAAGGTGGCCCCCACGCGCCAGCGGACCCCCCCAGCTTTCACCCTGGGCTCCCGCATCCGCCCGCGGCCCCTGGACACCTCAGTCCCTGCCCCCAACACCTACACCCTGCCTTCCCTCTGGGGCTCCCAGATCTTCACCAAGCCCAGCAGCCCAAGCTACACGGCAGCAGGCCGCACGCCCCCCGTCCGACCCCCGCAGGACCCCACTGAGATACCGGGTCCAGGCCAGTATGATAGCCCGGACCCCAACGCCTACCGTCAGCGCCGGCCGGCCTTCACCATGCTGGGGCGGCCCCGAGCCCCGCGCCCCCCGGATGAGACGCCTGGCCCCGGCACCCACAGCCCCGAGCAGGTCACCATGACCAAGGCCAGGGCCCCGGCATTCACCATGGGCATCCGCCACTCCAAACGGGCCACCACCATGGCCGTGGACACCGCACCCTGA